A DNA window from Acidimicrobiales bacterium contains the following coding sequences:
- a CDS encoding xanthine dehydrogenase family protein molybdopterin-binding subunit, translating to MSVGAVRVRNDAIDKVTGAAQYPADRIPPDALVAKVVFTDQPHARLTHLDVSAAAAAPGVVTVLTSADVPVNEYGLTLFDQPVFIGLDHTQRSPIACDVSRWEADHLAVIVAESAEAADAAALLIEADWEQLDILADIDQALAPQAPLLHPEDGRGSNAYHNYKIRKGDMDAGWAAAAVVVEATYELPHQEHAYLQPEAGVAYRDEAGRIVVEIAGQWTHEDREQIAHALDLADEQVRVIYPAIGGAFGGREDTSLQIVLALAVKKLHEMGIDRPVASQWSREESIVGHHKRHRGRIHAKWGADSNGKIVAVQSEAWLDAGAYNYTSNKVLGNCHLGQAGPYEVPNAHIDSHAVYTNSVPGGAFRGFGGPQAAFVAESQMNKLAEALGIDPIEIRRRNVLHDGSIGITQTPMPDGVTIAEVLEVCQREAAADVPADDDRRFSPFVSVPPADGALRRGRGYACAFKNVGFSFGFPERCEATIVLHGDPEDESPAYAELFHAGAEVGQGAHTAFLQMAAEAVGIDVDQVRGHFSDTATSGDSGSASASRLTFMAGNSILGAAEEAEKAWRRGDRPARGHFRYVPPPTEPLDPETGVCNPNFSYGYVAQAVDVTVDTETGHIVVDRVVSTHDVGRAINPDLVVGQIEGGVVQAHGYAISERLRVDQGRVLNPRLSTYLIPGIADIPTEIKSVVLELADPRGPWGARGMAEMPMMTYAPAVTAALHDATGVWFDSFPLTPDVVLAALAQSAR from the coding sequence ATGAGCGTTGGAGCCGTCCGCGTTCGCAACGACGCGATCGACAAGGTCACGGGTGCGGCCCAATACCCGGCCGACCGAATTCCCCCAGACGCATTGGTGGCCAAGGTCGTATTCACCGACCAGCCTCACGCCAGGCTGACACACCTCGACGTTTCGGCGGCGGCCGCGGCCCCGGGCGTGGTCACGGTGCTGACGTCGGCCGATGTGCCCGTCAACGAGTACGGGCTGACCCTGTTCGACCAGCCGGTGTTCATCGGCCTCGACCACACCCAGCGCAGCCCTATCGCGTGTGATGTCAGCCGTTGGGAGGCCGATCACCTGGCCGTCATAGTGGCCGAGTCGGCCGAAGCAGCAGACGCTGCCGCCCTACTGATCGAGGCCGACTGGGAACAGCTGGACATACTGGCCGACATCGACCAGGCCCTCGCTCCCCAGGCCCCGTTGCTGCACCCCGAAGATGGGCGAGGCTCGAACGCCTACCACAACTACAAGATCCGCAAGGGCGACATGGACGCCGGCTGGGCAGCCGCCGCGGTCGTGGTCGAGGCGACCTACGAGCTGCCACACCAAGAACACGCGTACCTGCAGCCCGAGGCCGGGGTTGCCTATCGCGACGAGGCGGGACGAATCGTCGTCGAGATAGCTGGTCAGTGGACCCACGAAGACCGCGAGCAGATTGCTCACGCCCTCGACCTGGCCGACGAACAAGTGCGCGTCATCTATCCGGCCATAGGCGGAGCCTTCGGTGGCCGCGAAGACACCTCGCTGCAGATCGTGCTGGCCCTGGCCGTCAAGAAACTCCACGAGATGGGCATCGACAGGCCGGTCGCCAGCCAATGGTCTCGCGAAGAGTCGATAGTCGGACATCACAAGCGCCACCGAGGCCGCATCCACGCGAAATGGGGCGCCGACTCCAACGGCAAGATCGTCGCAGTGCAAAGCGAGGCATGGCTCGACGCCGGCGCCTACAACTACACATCCAACAAGGTGCTGGGCAACTGCCACCTCGGCCAGGCCGGGCCTTACGAGGTTCCAAACGCCCACATAGACAGCCACGCGGTCTATACCAACAGTGTTCCGGGTGGCGCGTTCCGAGGCTTCGGCGGCCCCCAGGCCGCTTTCGTGGCCGAGAGCCAGATGAACAAGCTGGCCGAGGCGTTGGGTATCGACCCCATCGAGATCAGGCGCCGCAACGTCCTCCACGACGGCAGCATCGGAATAACCCAGACGCCGATGCCCGACGGCGTGACCATCGCCGAGGTGCTCGAAGTGTGCCAGCGAGAGGCGGCTGCCGACGTTCCCGCCGACGACGACCGCCGGTTCTCGCCCTTCGTGTCTGTGCCACCCGCCGACGGCGCGCTCAGGCGCGGACGCGGCTACGCGTGCGCGTTCAAGAACGTCGGCTTCTCGTTCGGTTTCCCCGAACGCTGCGAGGCGACCATCGTGCTGCACGGCGATCCCGAGGACGAGTCTCCCGCCTACGCCGAGCTGTTCCATGCCGGAGCCGAGGTGGGCCAGGGAGCCCACACCGCCTTCCTGCAGATGGCTGCCGAGGCCGTAGGCATCGATGTAGACCAGGTCCGCGGTCACTTCTCGGATACCGCCACGTCGGGCGACTCGGGTTCGGCGTCGGCATCGCGCCTGACGTTCATGGCAGGCAACTCGATATTGGGCGCAGCCGAAGAGGCCGAGAAGGCATGGCGACGCGGCGACAGGCCGGCCCGGGGCCACTTCCGCTATGTACCGCCGCCCACCGAGCCCCTCGACCCCGAGACCGGCGTGTGCAACCCCAACTTCAGCTACGGATACGTGGCCCAGGCCGTCGACGTAACGGTCGACACCGAGACTGGCCACATCGTCGTAGATCGGGTTGTGAGCACCCACGACGTGGGCCGGGCGATCAACCCAGACCTGGTGGTGGGCCAGATCGAAGGTGGAGTGGTTCAGGCCCACGGTTATGCCATCAGCGAGAGGCTTCGGGTCGACCAGGGTCGCGTGCTGAACCCGCGGCTCAGCACCTACCTGATTCCTGGCATCGCCGACATACCCACCGAGATCAAATCGGTGGTGCTGGAGCTGGCCGATCCTCGCGGCCCTTGGGGCGCACGCGGTATGGCAGAGATGCCGATGATGACCTACGCACCCGCCGTCACGGCCGCGCTCCACGACGCCACCGGGGTCTGGTTCGATTCTTTCCCCCTCACACCCGATGTGGTGCTGGCAGCGCTGGCACAGTCGGCGAGGTAG
- a CDS encoding globin-coupled sensor protein — protein sequence MHNLDAIHFGINESNLSRRREFVRLTAEDAVTLKEMIPWAQDHASAIARDFYDWQFSFRPTARFFSEFAEKRGVSVGDLRRNLEKAQAEYLVEVFTGAETEWGLAYFEKRLKVGVVHDQINLPFKWYVGSYAEYRRLVREALLRDFVSAPAPAAKKGTEAPDRAAQYEMVERVMASVEKVFNLDLQAIGDAFIGATLESVGLNVGDVVASAESDRLEHLDQVKQWSQILLSQAQALASDVMDSAVLGERVPGTIGNGFAGVVAKVQAVAGSVTSVSENIDSLAAAGEELTVTASEIANRSRDISRRAGDAVAIADEASHAVTRLDDSSEEVGKVVESIASVANQTNMLALNATIEAARAGEAGKGFAVVASEVKELANQTAAATDEIDAKIRRIRDEISNAVNLISSIVEHVRHVNDSQDAMSSAIGHQTNAVEELGRNLLAVSDAAAEIRAQVQMDSGLPRGHYTLT from the coding sequence ATGCACAACCTCGACGCGATCCACTTCGGCATCAACGAGTCGAACCTCAGCAGGCGACGCGAGTTCGTACGCCTGACGGCCGAAGACGCAGTCACGCTCAAGGAGATGATCCCTTGGGCCCAAGACCACGCCAGCGCGATCGCACGCGACTTCTACGACTGGCAGTTCTCGTTTCGCCCCACCGCGCGATTCTTCAGCGAGTTCGCCGAAAAGCGTGGCGTTTCGGTCGGCGACCTTCGCCGCAACCTCGAGAAGGCCCAGGCCGAGTACCTGGTCGAGGTCTTCACCGGCGCCGAGACCGAGTGGGGCCTTGCCTACTTCGAGAAGCGCCTGAAGGTCGGTGTCGTTCACGACCAGATCAACCTTCCGTTCAAGTGGTATGTCGGCTCCTATGCCGAGTATCGGCGTCTGGTGCGTGAGGCCTTGCTGCGAGACTTCGTGTCTGCGCCGGCTCCAGCAGCGAAGAAGGGGACCGAGGCACCCGACCGTGCCGCGCAGTACGAGATGGTCGAGCGGGTCATGGCTTCGGTCGAGAAGGTGTTCAACCTCGACCTGCAGGCGATCGGCGATGCATTCATCGGGGCGACGCTTGAATCGGTGGGGCTCAACGTTGGCGACGTCGTTGCGTCGGCCGAAAGCGACCGGCTCGAGCACCTCGACCAGGTCAAGCAATGGAGCCAGATCCTGCTGTCGCAGGCCCAGGCACTTGCCAGCGATGTGATGGACAGTGCAGTTCTGGGCGAAAGGGTGCCGGGCACCATCGGCAACGGGTTCGCCGGTGTGGTGGCAAAGGTTCAGGCCGTCGCAGGATCTGTCACCTCGGTGTCGGAGAACATCGATTCGCTCGCCGCCGCAGGTGAGGAACTGACCGTGACCGCGAGCGAGATTGCCAACCGCAGCCGAGACATCTCGCGCCGCGCCGGCGACGCAGTGGCCATCGCCGACGAGGCGAGCCATGCGGTCACCCGCCTGGACGACAGCAGCGAAGAGGTCGGCAAGGTGGTCGAGTCGATCGCTTCGGTGGCCAACCAGACGAACATGCTGGCCCTGAACGCAACCATCGAAGCCGCCCGCGCGGGCGAAGCGGGTAAGGGATTCGCTGTCGTCGCCAGCGAGGTCAAAGAACTCGCCAACCAGACGGCGGCGGCAACGGACGAGATCGACGCCAAGATCAGGCGCATCCGCGACGAGATCTCGAACGCGGTGAATCTGATCTCGTCGATCGTCGAACACGTTCGCCACGTGAACGACAGTCAAGACGCAATGTCGTCGGCCATTGGCCACCAGACAAACGCCGTGGAGGAACTGGGCCGAAATCTGCTGGCGGTCTCTGACGCCGCTGCCGAGATCAGGGCGCAGGTTCAGATGGACTCCGGGCTGCCTCGCGGCCACTACACGCTCACCTGA
- a CDS encoding alpha/beta hydrolase codes for MVNRPIVLVHGAWGGSYGFRKVRPLLWGAGHEVFTPSLTGIGERSHLTNPSVSLSTHVQDVVNTVLYEDLNNVVLLGFSYGGMVVTGALDHIGDRVDHLVYLDAFVPGDGQSVNDLVGNPGRGRIHLGADWLVPPRPRQMDDPDEMQWSDQRRTHQPARTFTEPVGLSMPLEQWPFSLTYIKATADPGEDGGSAFWRAAAHARASKSWTLHEIATHHLVPFTHPDDLASILLALAESS; via the coding sequence ATGGTCAACCGTCCGATAGTCCTCGTTCACGGAGCCTGGGGTGGTTCCTACGGCTTCAGAAAGGTGCGCCCACTGTTGTGGGGTGCGGGACATGAGGTGTTCACACCCAGCCTCACGGGCATAGGTGAACGGTCGCATCTGACCAACCCCAGCGTTTCGTTGTCGACCCACGTCCAGGACGTCGTGAACACGGTCCTGTACGAAGACCTGAACAACGTGGTGCTGCTGGGCTTCTCGTACGGGGGCATGGTCGTCACGGGTGCACTCGACCACATCGGCGATCGGGTCGACCACCTCGTCTATCTGGACGCGTTCGTACCCGGCGACGGCCAGTCGGTAAACGATCTGGTGGGCAACCCAGGCCGAGGACGCATTCACCTGGGGGCCGATTGGCTGGTGCCCCCGCGGCCGCGCCAGATGGACGACCCGGACGAGATGCAGTGGTCCGATCAGCGGCGTACGCACCAGCCGGCGCGAACTTTCACCGAGCCGGTCGGGCTGAGCATGCCGCTCGAGCAGTGGCCGTTTTCGCTGACCTACATCAAGGCGACGGCCGATCCCGGCGAGGATGGGGGCTCGGCGTTCTGGCGGGCCGCGGCCCACGCGCGGGCGTCGAAGTCGTGGACCCTGCACGAGATCGCCACCCATCACCTGGTGCCCTTCACCCACCCCGACGATCTGGCCTCGATCCTGCTGGCTCTGGCAGAGTCCAGCTGA
- a CDS encoding ABC transporter ATP-binding protein — MTGAEHTILKAVGVGKTYTAHGHRTRALSALDLEIAAGQFVSIIGPSGCGKSTFLRLVGGLFEPDRGSIEVAGESPAAGRASKRFGLVPQTPALLPWRTVRENVALLGSLNKGQGRGAVGDEEIDDLLESVGLAPFADVLPAALSGGMQQRVALVRAFALRPPILLMDEPFAGLDEITRSDMRFLLLDLWRDTRATVLFVTHSIEEAILLSDRVVVFTSRPGRVFTELDIDLARPREHGLEDAGHFHALAAELRAALHQAVDADKRRPAG; from the coding sequence GTGACCGGCGCCGAGCACACGATCTTGAAGGCAGTGGGTGTGGGCAAGACCTACACGGCACACGGCCATCGCACGCGCGCCCTGTCAGCACTCGATCTCGAAATCGCGGCGGGCCAGTTCGTCAGCATCATCGGGCCCAGCGGATGCGGAAAGTCGACGTTCCTGCGGCTCGTCGGAGGCTTGTTCGAGCCCGATCGCGGGTCCATCGAAGTGGCCGGCGAATCTCCGGCCGCCGGTCGAGCCTCGAAGAGGTTCGGGCTGGTGCCCCAAACCCCGGCCTTGCTGCCTTGGCGCACCGTTCGCGAGAACGTCGCCCTTCTGGGTTCGTTGAACAAGGGTCAGGGCAGGGGAGCGGTCGGCGACGAAGAGATCGACGACCTGCTCGAGTCGGTTGGTCTGGCACCCTTCGCCGACGTGTTGCCTGCGGCCTTGTCGGGCGGAATGCAACAGCGCGTCGCCTTGGTGCGTGCTTTTGCGCTCAGGCCTCCGATCCTGTTGATGGATGAACCTTTCGCCGGGCTTGACGAGATAACCCGTTCCGACATGCGGTTCCTGCTCCTTGACTTGTGGCGGGACACGCGTGCCACGGTGTTGTTCGTGACCCACTCGATCGAAGAAGCGATCCTGTTGTCTGACCGCGTCGTGGTGTTCACCAGTCGCCCCGGTCGGGTCTTTACCGAGCTCGACATAGACCTGGCCCGTCCTCGCGAACATGGCCTCGAAGATGCGGGCCACTTCCACGCGTTGGCCGCCGAGCTGCGCGCCGCACTGCACCAGGCGGTCGATGCCGACAAGCGGAGGCCCGCAGGTTGA
- a CDS encoding MFS transporter, with product MHESTKARPSLGAVFQQPGYRQVWLTNMLSSLANGSSRFIFVWLIKDLTDWDPAAALLGIAIGLPALLLSVPGGSLADRLAPSKMGRILLAASALLFGLTAVVASTDLISVPVAVGLAFLTAVPLAMLMPMLQAVVPALIPQHQLLQAVALQNMGLMAGMIIGAFAGGAIIVVFDTAGAIFFLAGVCLLALVAMSRAQLPDAPAKRSATPAVSMATVAREALSTEPLRTLLFLTVITGVTMAANMILIPVIARDVLQVNALKAGLINALMGVGMMITSVLLARRGQLARPGRTMLVTLSAGLGTGLFLLGWSDVFALTVLVAFMWGGAGGSAMALLRTLTQLNTPSDRMGRVMGLATLAQFGAFPLGALVLFGLVGVTGPANAMMITGAFVSLAIWSQWLRPVLRDS from the coding sequence TTGCACGAGTCGACAAAAGCACGGCCCTCACTGGGAGCGGTCTTTCAGCAGCCCGGCTACAGGCAGGTCTGGCTGACGAACATGTTGTCGTCGCTGGCCAACGGCTCCAGCCGCTTCATCTTCGTGTGGCTGATCAAGGACCTGACCGACTGGGATCCGGCGGCTGCGTTGCTGGGGATTGCGATAGGCCTCCCGGCGCTGCTGCTGTCGGTGCCCGGTGGCTCGCTGGCCGACAGGCTGGCTCCGTCGAAGATGGGGCGAATACTGCTGGCCGCATCGGCATTGCTCTTCGGCCTCACCGCAGTGGTGGCGTCGACCGACCTCATCTCGGTGCCCGTCGCAGTGGGGCTGGCGTTCCTGACCGCGGTGCCGTTGGCGATGCTGATGCCCATGTTGCAGGCCGTCGTGCCCGCGCTGATCCCCCAACACCAACTGCTGCAGGCGGTTGCTCTGCAGAACATGGGCCTGATGGCCGGAATGATCATCGGTGCGTTCGCCGGCGGGGCCATCATCGTCGTTTTCGACACGGCGGGCGCCATCTTCTTCCTCGCCGGGGTGTGCCTGCTTGCGCTGGTTGCCATGTCGCGGGCTCAGCTGCCCGACGCGCCGGCCAAACGATCGGCGACCCCGGCGGTGTCGATGGCCACGGTCGCACGCGAAGCGCTGTCGACCGAGCCGCTGCGAACCCTGCTGTTCCTCACGGTCATCACGGGCGTCACGATGGCGGCCAACATGATTCTGATACCCGTGATCGCCAGGGACGTTCTGCAGGTCAATGCGTTGAAGGCCGGCCTCATCAACGCCCTGATGGGTGTGGGGATGATGATCACATCGGTGCTGCTGGCCCGGCGTGGGCAGCTCGCCCGCCCCGGCCGCACCATGTTGGTGACCCTGTCGGCCGGGCTGGGCACCGGCCTGTTCCTGCTGGGTTGGTCGGACGTGTTCGCCCTGACGGTGTTGGTCGCCTTCATGTGGGGTGGCGCCGGCGGCAGCGCCATGGCGCTGCTGCGAACCCTGACCCAGCTCAACACTCCAAGCGATCGCATGGGCCGGGTGATGGGCTTGGCCACCCTGGCCCAGTTCGGGGCATTTCCCCTGGGCGCACTGGTGCTGTTCGGGCTGGTAGGCGTCACCGGCCCCGCCAACGCGATGATGATCACCGGGGCTTTCGTGTCGCTGGCCATCTGGAGCCAATGGTTGCGCCCCGTGCTGCGCGACAGCTGA
- a CDS encoding 6-phosphofructokinase has translation MRVAILTGGGDVPGLNPCIKAAANRILEAGSEIVGIRRGWGGLVDCNPDDAASIEHNIVALDAGRVRTVDRTGGTFLHTSRTNPAKVKGSDLPDHLAEGRDPEQIHDVTPHVISVLDKLGIDALLPIGGDDTLSYGLRMHNEGVPVVAIPKTMDNDVHGTDYCIGFSTAVSRGVEFIHNLRTSTGSHERIAVIELFGRYSGETSLVTAYLAGVDRALISEVPFDVEKLASLIMKDKAANPSNYAMLTVSEGAAIEGGEVHLSGEADAYGHRKLGGIGRTTGEALKAITGENIILQELGYLMRSGRPDSLDLMVATNYAVMAADLALEGTSGRMVALRSGTYTSVPVSVTGEGVKRVDVGEFYDLNGYRPKVRHVGGKPMFLY, from the coding sequence GTGCGAGTGGCAATTCTCACCGGCGGCGGCGACGTTCCCGGTCTCAACCCATGCATCAAGGCCGCAGCCAACCGAATCCTCGAGGCCGGGTCGGAGATAGTCGGTATCCGTCGAGGCTGGGGTGGGCTGGTCGACTGCAACCCAGACGATGCAGCCAGCATCGAACACAACATCGTCGCTCTCGACGCGGGGCGTGTTCGCACCGTCGACCGCACGGGCGGCACCTTCCTGCACACCTCTCGCACAAACCCGGCCAAGGTCAAGGGATCAGACCTGCCCGACCATCTTGCCGAGGGCCGCGACCCCGAGCAGATACACGATGTGACCCCACACGTCATCTCGGTGCTCGACAAGCTCGGCATCGACGCCTTGTTGCCCATCGGCGGCGACGACACGTTGTCCTACGGGTTGCGCATGCACAACGAGGGAGTTCCCGTTGTCGCCATCCCCAAGACGATGGACAACGACGTCCACGGCACCGATTACTGCATCGGGTTCTCGACTGCGGTGTCTCGCGGTGTCGAGTTCATCCACAACCTGCGCACCAGCACCGGGTCACACGAGCGCATCGCCGTCATCGAGCTGTTCGGGCGCTACTCGGGCGAGACCTCGCTGGTCACCGCCTATCTGGCTGGTGTCGACCGGGCCCTCATCTCCGAGGTTCCCTTCGATGTCGAGAAGCTGGCATCGCTGATCATGAAGGACAAGGCCGCCAACCCCAGCAACTACGCCATGCTGACGGTGTCGGAAGGGGCAGCCATCGAAGGTGGCGAGGTTCACCTCAGCGGCGAAGCCGACGCCTACGGACACCGCAAGCTTGGCGGCATCGGGCGCACCACGGGTGAGGCGCTAAAGGCCATCACGGGCGAGAACATCATCCTTCAGGAACTCGGTTACCTGATGCGTTCGGGCCGTCCCGACAGCCTCGACCTGATGGTGGCAACCAACTACGCGGTCATGGCGGCCGATCTGGCGTTGGAGGGAACGTCGGGCCGCATGGTTGCACTGCGGTCGGGCACCTACACCAGCGTGCCCGTCAGCGTCACCGGCGAGGGCGTGAAGCGTGTCGACGTGGGCGAGTTCTACGACCTCAACGGGTATCGGCCCAAGGTTCGCCACGTGGGTGGCAAGCCGATGTTCCTCTACTGA
- a CDS encoding FAD binding domain-containing protein: MKMHDVQRPPTRPQRYEAPTSIEHAVALLAQAGDSARLIAGGSDLLVELDRGAHNNTDLLIDISRVPGLDGIDSTADGGLRVGAAVTHNQVVADERCRVIALPLAQACLEVGSPQLRNRATVVGNIVTASPANDTIGPLMVLGATVEIVGPRGTRTQPVAEFITGFRKTSLGPGEIVTGLVIPGKAANTRSMFVKAGLRRAQAISVANATVLVRFEDDGSTVGSATVALGSVAPTVIEVRLDQYLAGTSLDADSIDLAARAAAQAASPIDDLRSSAEYRLRMVEVMVRRALQAVANSQHASTWPRRTPMLWSEDFAGRFAPPERALGAIAEGDQIEFTLNGQEVSVAAHPGSTLLDFLRDSCGAKGVKEGCAEGECGACTVHLDGAAVMSCLVPSARAAGADVTTVEGLGTPQDLHPVQASFASCGAAQCGFCTPGLLMSASMLIGEFDDLDRNDIQAGLAGNLCRCTGYGAIEAAVALAAASQPGEAR, translated from the coding sequence ATGAAGATGCACGACGTACAAAGGCCCCCGACCAGGCCGCAACGCTATGAGGCCCCGACATCGATCGAGCACGCGGTGGCGCTCTTGGCCCAGGCGGGCGACAGCGCCAGGCTGATCGCTGGCGGTTCCGACCTGCTGGTCGAACTCGACCGGGGCGCGCACAACAACACAGATCTGCTCATCGACATCAGCCGCGTGCCGGGACTCGACGGCATCGACAGCACCGCCGACGGTGGCCTGCGTGTGGGGGCTGCCGTCACCCACAACCAGGTAGTTGCCGACGAGCGCTGTCGGGTCATTGCCCTGCCACTGGCGCAGGCGTGCCTCGAGGTCGGCTCTCCCCAGCTTCGCAACCGGGCCACCGTGGTGGGCAACATCGTCACCGCCAGCCCCGCCAACGACACCATCGGCCCGCTGATGGTGCTGGGAGCCACGGTCGAGATCGTCGGACCGCGTGGCACCAGGACGCAGCCGGTGGCCGAGTTCATCACGGGGTTCAGGAAGACCAGCCTGGGTCCCGGCGAAATCGTCACCGGGCTCGTCATCCCTGGCAAAGCGGCCAACACGCGCTCGATGTTCGTCAAGGCGGGCCTTCGAAGGGCGCAGGCGATTTCGGTGGCCAACGCCACGGTTCTGGTTCGGTTCGAAGACGACGGCTCGACCGTTGGCTCGGCCACCGTCGCCCTGGGCAGCGTGGCCCCAACTGTCATAGAAGTTCGGCTCGACCAATACCTGGCCGGAACTTCGCTGGACGCCGATTCGATAGATCTCGCCGCCCGCGCCGCTGCGCAGGCCGCCAGCCCAATCGACGACCTGCGCTCTAGCGCTGAATACCGACTGCGCATGGTCGAGGTGATGGTGCGCAGGGCGTTGCAGGCCGTGGCCAACTCGCAGCACGCCAGCACCTGGCCGCGGCGCACACCAATGCTGTGGTCCGAGGACTTCGCCGGCCGGTTCGCCCCACCAGAACGGGCGTTGGGAGCAATCGCCGAAGGCGACCAGATCGAGTTCACCCTGAACGGTCAAGAGGTCTCGGTCGCAGCCCACCCGGGCTCGACGTTGCTCGACTTCTTGCGCGACAGCTGCGGCGCCAAGGGGGTCAAGGAGGGTTGCGCCGAGGGCGAGTGCGGAGCCTGCACCGTCCACCTCGACGGAGCCGCTGTGATGAGCTGCCTCGTTCCGTCGGCGCGAGCGGCCGGCGCCGACGTCACCACCGTCGAAGGGCTTGGCACCCCCCAAGACCTGCACCCTGTGCAGGCTTCGTTCGCGTCGTGTGGCGCGGCCCAGTGCGGATTCTGCACTCCGGGTCTGCTGATGTCGGCGTCGATGTTGATCGGTGAGTTCGACGACCTCGACCGCAACGACATCCAGGCCGGCCTTGCCGGAAACCTCTGTCGCTGCACCGGCTACGGAGCCATCGAGGCCGCGGTAGCCCTGGCTGCAGCCTCTCAGCCTGGGGAGGCCCGATGA
- a CDS encoding globin-coupled sensor protein: MQTPNCDRFQISAESLAARRDFIGLGADDAKVIARLIPWAEQHAPILAKRFYDWQFAFEATATFFRNYARQAGVSVAELRNGLEAAQANYLVEVFTGATSGWDIEYFEKRLRIGVVHDHINLPFKWYIGSYAMWRVLVHEELMRSARSSEAWHNPMRLVRRRGWVDDAMLAIDKVFNLDLQAVGDSFIGSTVEALGFSLESITPAPGSDCFDHLGAIKDEIKAVSISVSTVTEGIESLAAATEELNVTAKEISGRSHEISDLAADAAATAGQANSTVNRLDESSEEVGKIVESIASVADQTNMLALNATIEAARAGEAGKGFAVVASEVKELANQTAKATNEIESKIRRIRDEISAAVGLISEIVDRANRVNDAQDSMSYSVDNQAGAVDELARSLNTVSDAATDIRDRLNTSGRL; this comes from the coding sequence ATGCAAACGCCGAACTGTGATCGATTTCAGATCTCCGCCGAGAGCCTGGCAGCCAGGCGCGACTTCATCGGCTTGGGCGCCGACGACGCGAAGGTCATCGCGAGACTCATTCCGTGGGCTGAGCAGCACGCCCCGATTCTCGCCAAGAGGTTCTACGACTGGCAGTTTGCATTCGAGGCGACAGCCACCTTCTTCCGCAACTACGCCAGGCAGGCCGGTGTCTCTGTGGCCGAGCTCCGCAACGGCCTGGAGGCCGCGCAGGCCAACTATCTGGTCGAGGTGTTCACCGGCGCCACCAGCGGGTGGGACATCGAGTACTTCGAGAAGCGCCTGCGGATCGGTGTTGTCCACGACCACATCAACCTGCCGTTCAAGTGGTACATCGGCTCGTACGCCATGTGGCGGGTGCTGGTGCACGAGGAACTGATGCGTTCGGCTCGATCGTCGGAGGCCTGGCACAACCCGATGCGCCTGGTGCGCCGGCGGGGTTGGGTCGACGACGCAATGCTCGCCATCGACAAGGTCTTCAACCTCGACCTGCAGGCCGTTGGCGACTCGTTCATCGGCTCTACGGTCGAAGCGCTGGGGTTCAGCCTCGAGTCGATCACGCCCGCTCCGGGCTCGGACTGCTTCGATCACCTGGGAGCCATCAAGGACGAGATCAAGGCGGTGTCGATATCGGTCAGCACCGTGACCGAGGGCATCGAATCGCTGGCAGCCGCCACCGAAGAGCTGAACGTCACCGCCAAGGAGATATCGGGTCGAAGCCACGAGATCTCAGATCTGGCGGCCGACGCTGCCGCCACCGCCGGACAGGCCAACAGCACCGTAAACCGCCTGGACGAAAGCAGCGAGGAAGTCGGCAAGATCGTCGAGTCGATTGCCTCGGTGGCAGACCAGACCAACATGCTGGCCCTCAACGCGACCATCGAAGCTGCCCGCGCCGGCGAAGCCGGCAAGGGATTTGCCGTGGTGGCCAGCGAGGTCAAGGAACTGGCCAACCAAACTGCCAAGGCCACCAACGAGATCGAGAGCAAGATCAGGCGCATTCGCGACGAGATCTCGGCCGCCGTCGGCCTGATATCGGAGATCGTCGACAGGGCCAACCGGGTGAACGACGCCCAGGACTCGATGAGCTATTCGGTCGACAACCAGGCGGGCGCGGTCGACGAGTTGGCGCGCAGCCTGAACACGGTGTCAGACGCCGCCACCGACATCAGAGATCGCCTGAACACCTCGGGCCGTCTCTGA